The genome window GCTCTGTTCCCTCGGGGAGGTCGCGGTCGGCCCCCTCATCTCCGCTCTCGCCCATTCCAACCCCGAGATCCGCCAGCGGGCCGGACTCGCCCTCGCCGCGATCGGGACTCCCGCGGTCGAGCCCTTGATCGCGGCCCTCGGGCACGATGACCCGCTCGTCCGGCAGGGGGCGGCAGGCGTGCTCGGGAGGATCGGGGACCCCCGCGCGATCCCGGGCCTCATCCGGATCCTCGGCGACCCCGTGAGGCGGGTCCGGCAGGAGGGCGTAAAGGCCCTCTCGTCCCTCGGACCCCCCGCGGTACCCCCGCTCGTCACCGCGTTCCGCGAGGGCGACACGGTCGTGCGGAACTGCGCGATGGAGGCACTCTGGCTCGTCGGCGCCCCCGCCATCCGGCCCCTCCTCGAGCTCCTCGAGAGTCATAATCCGGACGTGCGGAAGAGGACGGCGGTCCTCCTCGGCGAGATGGGGGATCCCGCGGCGATCGACGCCCTCGCCCGCGTCCTCGCGGATCCCGTCCCGGCCGTGAGGAGGGAGGCCTTCGAGGCGCTCGAGAAGATCCGCAGGAGGCAGCAGGGGCCGCAGGCCCCTGCCCAGAGGGCCGAGAAGCCTGCCGCGGGAACTCCCGGCGAGGCCCAGGGCGGGAAGAAGAGGGGAGAGGACCTGTAAGGTCCCATCCCACCCGTCACGAGAGCGAGAAGACCGCGTCGGGTGCGACGTTCTTAATCCCGACCGCCCGGACGCGCACGAGGTACTCCCCCTCGTCCCAGCCCGTGGTGTCAAACGCGAACGAGAACGACCCGCGTGCGGCCCCCTTCTCCCACGCGACGGGGACTGTGCCGGAGATCCCGGAGGCCGGGAGTCCCGGCCCTCCCTTTCGCGTCGGATGGAACGGGACGGGCGTGACCTCGACGAGGAGGCGGGTTCCGGGCGAGAGGATCGTCTCCCCCGAGACGACGATGATATCGCCCCGCCGGTACGTCTTCCCGGGGACGAGGGGGTATGCCGCGCGCGCCTCCCCCCCTCTCTCCCCCGACGCGGTCCCGTTCGCGAGGTTATCCACGGGCCGCAGGGATTCCCCGGCGGGCGTGAGCGGCACCGGCACTCCCTCCCCCACCCCTCCCGGCTGCTCGCGCGCCGTGCAGCCCGAGAGGGCGAGCGCGAGGACCGCGAGGAGACAGGGGAGGACCCAAGGGGACCGGGAGTCTGCCATACACGCGGTGGGTGGGACCCAAAGCCCGATAATGTTTCCTCCCCGCCGGCCGGCGATACCCATAAGCCCGACGAAGTCCATATGGAGAGGAAGGCGCGGCCATGACGAGACATGAGGAGACGTCGCCGAGGGAGGAGATCGTCCTTTCCCTGAACGCGAAGTTCCCGGTCATGAAGAGGCTCTACGGCGTGAAGAAGGTGGGGATATTCGGCTCCCTCGCCCGCGGCGACATGGGGCCCGGAAGCGACGTGGACATCGAGGTCGAGTTCGAGCCGGGGATGGACACCTACGCAAACTACATCGGGCTCGCCCTGTACCTCGAGGAACTCCTCGGCAGGCGCGTGGACCTCGTCCTCTCCCGCGTCCTCGAGCAGTACCTCCGGCCCGAGCTCGGCGCAACGTACGCCGCGCTGAGCAGGGACAAGGTCTACCTCGGCAGGATCCTCGAGGAGATGGCGTTCCTCTCGCACCGGACGCGGGGCGTCGCACCGCGCGAATTCCAAAAAGACGAGACGCTGCGCCGCGCGGTCGCAAGGAGCCTCGAGGTCATCGGGGAGTCTGCAGCGAGGGTCTCGGAGCAGACGCGGCAGGACGCGCCGAAGGTACCATGGAGGGAACTTGAGGGTTTACGGTCGCACCTCATCCACCCGTACTTCTCGGTGGACTGGGGCATCGTCTGGAACGTCCTGAACGTGTACCTCCCCACGGTCGAGCCCCTCGTCCGGGCAGCGCACTCGCGCATCTCGTGACGCGGTGCGATCCCGCGCGGAAGCTCCCGGGCACCCCGGCCCTGCATCGTTTATTAATCCGCGGAGACGAACCTCTCTCCACGTAGGGATCCCGAGGGCACGCCCGCCGGCGGTGCCCGGGGGATACCATCCACGTGTCGGATGATCACCTCGTACAACCTGTCCCCGGTCCTGCGCGAGCTCCTGGAGTTCACGGAGAGGACGCTCGGCATCGAGGTCCAGCTCGTGAGGAGGACGGACGTTCCGCCGCAGGGCCTCCTCATCGACGAGTACACGTACGGGAAGGGGAAGAACGTCATCGCCTTCTCGAGCGCCCTCCTCGGCACGCTCAAGGACTACACGATATGCCGGAACTGCATCGAGCTCCTCGCCCGCGGCTGCGCGGCGCGCCGGGGGAACTACAGGCTCCTCTCCTTCACGCGGGAGAGCGCCCTTGCCGGCTGCCGCCAGATATACCTCGACATCCTGAAGGACGAGGGGACGCGGCACATGCCCGTCTGGCGGAAGAAACAGCTCGTCTTCCTCCTCTACATGCTCTTCCACGAGGTCTTCTCCGAGATGCCCCAGAGGCTCCTCGCCGACCTCGTCATCTCCCACCGGTTCCCCCTCTTCCGGAACGCCCAGGTCTACTTCCTCCTCAAGGAGAGTATGCGGGACATGCACGACCTCGTCCCGGTCAAGGAGTTCCTCCCCCAGCGGTACTTCGTGATGCACAACAGCATCTACTACGCCCGGGACATGCTCCTCGCCTACGTCCTCTCCGAGTACAAGCTCAACCCCGTGATCAACATCCCCGAGCTCCAGCGGTTCCGGAACCTCGACATCAAGGAGATGATGACGCACCGGTGGAGCAGGTCCCCGTGGTACCACACGAAGGTCGTCGGGGACGCCCTCTCCAACATGCTGAAGCGGACCATCACGATGGACTTCTCGATCGTCTTCTCCGAGGATTACTTCACCAGCCTCTACATCCTCTCGACCGACATTCCCCTCCGGTGGTGGGTGATGATGGGGATGCAGGACTGGTTCACGTGGGATACCCCCGAGGCGAGGAGGGAAGTCCTCGCGGCGCAGGCATCCATCGAGAAATACGTGAAGGAGGAGATATTCGGGCCCGACTGAATGGCACCGGGTCGCGGAATTCCCTGGAAAGACAGATTATCCCGCGACTCCCATACGTACTGGATTTCACATGAGGATCCCTGTAAGGGAGGTCACTCCCGACTGCGGGAGGGCCGAGGTCTGGGGATTCGTCCACGAGGTGCGCGACCTCGGCGGTCTCGTCTTCCTCCTCGTGAGGGACCGCACGGGCATCGTCCAGGTGACGGTCCCCAAGAAGAAGGTCGCACCGGAGATCCTCGAGGCGGCAAGGGGCGTCCCCCGCGAGTCCGTCGTCCGGGTGGCGGGAACCGTGAGGGCGATAGACAAGGCCCCCGGCGGCCGGGAGATCGTCCCCGACCTCTTCGAGGTCATCAGCAGGAGCGAGTCCCCCCTCCCCCTCGACGTGGCCGAGAAGGTCCCGGCGGAACTCGACACGCGCCTCGACGCGCGTTTCCTCGATGCCCGGAGGCCGCGCGTCGCCGCCGTGTTCCACGTGAGGAGCGCGGTCACGCGGGCCGTGCAGGAGTACCTCTACTCCGCCGGCTTCGTGAACATCACGACGCCCAAGATCGTCGCCGCGGCGACGGAGGGCGGGACGGAACTCTTCCCGATCGCGTACTTCGAGAAGGAGGCGTTCCTCAACCAGAGCCCCCAGCTCTACAAGCAGATGATGATCGGGGCGGGGTTCGAGAAGGTCTTCGAGATCGGGCCGATCTTCCGGGCCGAGGAGCACAACACGACGAAGCACCTCAACGAGGCGACGTCCGTCGACGTGGAGGTGGCGTACGCCGACCACCACGCCGTGATGGACCTCCTCGAGGACCTCGTGGTCACCGCCTACAGGACCGTCGAGAGGGAGTGCGGGCAGTTCCTCGAGGCGATGGAACTCGACTCCTTCACCGTCCCAAAAAAGCCGTTCCCGAGGATCTCCTACGAGGAGGCGATCGAGATCGCGAACAGGAGGTCGGGGGAGCCTGTCCGGTTCGGGGACGACATCGGGACGGCCGCGGAGAAGGCGATCGGCGAGGAGATCGGGGGACACTACTTCATCGTGGACTGGCCGACGGCGATCAAGCCCTACTACGCGATGCCCCACGAGGATGACCCGGCCCTCTGCAAGGCGTTCGACCTCATGCACCCGCGGATGGAGCTCTCCTCGGGGGCCCAGCGCATCCACGTGCAAGACCTGCTCGTCGCCCAGATAAGGGCAAAGGGGCTCAACCCCGAGAGTTTCTCGTTCTACCTCGCGCCGTTCCGCTACGGGATGCCGCCCCACGCGGGGTGGGGCCTAGGGATGGAGAGGCTCGTGATGACGATGCTCGACCTCCAAAACATCCGCGAGGCCGTCCTCTTCCCGCGGGACAGGCACCGCCTCGTCCCCTGACAATGCCCGACCCCTTCTCCCTCCTCCCCGTGCTCCCCACGACCGTCGTCGGGAGTTTCCCGGTCGCGGGGGGGAAGGGTATCCTCGGGTACCTCGCTCCCGCCCGGCAGGCGCTGCGCGTTGCCGTCGGTGCCCAGATCCGGGCGGGGATCGACATCATCTCGGACGGGCAGGTGAGGGGCGACATGGTCCGGTCGTTCACGTCCCGGATACCCGGGATCCGGGGATCCGACGTGGTGGGCCCGGTCCTCCCCCCGGACGGACCGATCACCGTGCCGGACGTCCGGTATGCCCTCTCGCGCCACAGGTTCGTGAAGGGCATCCTCACGGGCCCCACCACGCTCGCCTTCGGCCTTCGGATCGCGACGCCGGCCTACAGGGACAGGGCGGACCTCGCGATGGACCTCGCGAAGGTCCTCGCGGGCGAAGCCCGGGCGCTCGAGAGGGCGGGGGTCTGCATGATCCAGGTGGACGAGCCCGTCCTCTCGACCGGTGCCGCAGATCCCGCGGAGGCGCAGCGCGCGTTCTCGGTGGTCGCGGCGGGCGCTTCCGTCCCCGTCGCCCTCCACGTCTGCGGGGACCTCTCGTCCGTCATCGACGACCTATGGAAGTTCCCTGCCGACGTCCTCGATATCGAGTGCGCGAGGAGTCCCGGCAACCTCTCCCTCGTCTCGCCGGGGGACCTCGGGGGGCGGAGGGTCGCGGTGGGGTGCGTGGACTCTGCCGATCCCCGCGTCGAGGGGGTGGACGAGATAGAGGGGAGGATCCGGGCAGCGGTCGAGAGGCTCGGCGCGGACCGGCTCCTCATCGACCCCGACTGCGGCCTGCGGATGCTCCCGGTCGAGTCGGCAGAGGGAAAACTCGTGCACATGGTCCGGGCGGCAAGGAAGGTCAGGGAGGAACTCGAAGAGTGAGTCACTCGGGAGAGTGAGGTGCGGTCCCTGCCTAGATCACGCGGGACGTGGTCGAGAGCTCGATTCCCTTCTCCGTGATGTTGTAGGGGATGAGGCGCTTGGGGACCTGCGCGTTGCGGACCTTGTGGACGGCAAGCTGCCTCTCGATCTCGTTCATGATGATGATCTCCTTCAGCTCGATGATCACGTCCGCGGCCCGCATGATCCTGATCTCCTCCGCGACCGGGTGGAGGTCGCTGTAGAGGATGAAGAGGGCGTTTGCCTTCCGCTCCGAAACGTCCCTCTTCGCCCTCGAGAGGAGGGACAGGGCGGCATCGATCCCGTTCCTCGCGATGATCGTCGAGAGGGAGTCGAGGACCACCCTCTCCCCCTTCATCAGGGCCGGCAGTCCCTCGGGCGGGACGTCCCGCGCATCCGTCATCCCCGGTTCAGGGTCGGCGTCGATCATCAGGTACGTGCCGGGCGTGCCGTCCGCGGACCAGAACTGGCGGGCGAGGAGGTCGATCCCGGTGAGGGGGGAGCCCTGAACCACGATGATGCTCCCCGCGGGGAACCCCCCCTCCATCGCGAGGTCGAGACCCGAGATGCCCGTCGACCGCCTGTTCTCCCTGCCCACGGGAAATAACCTCGGAAGTAACTATTTCCTGTTCCCTCTCTTATATCCTTCCAGAAATCCGGCGCGCGTGACCCGGACTTCACCCGGGATACTGCTCCCGCAGGATCCGCCTGAGGAGCTTCCACCCGTGGACCCGGGGGAGCGCCCCGACCCTCACGAACCTGCGCGGGACCTTGTACCCCGCGAGCCTCTCGCGGCAGAATCCCGCGATCTCCTCGTCGCTCGCCTCCGCGCCCTCCCGGAGGACGATCGCTGCCGCGGGAATCTCCCCCCGCCTCTCGTCGGGGATGCCGAAGACCGCGGCGTCCGCGACCGCGGGGTGCTGGAGGATCACGTTCTCCACCTCG of Methanolinea sp. contains these proteins:
- a CDS encoding ATPase domain-containing protein; translated protein: MGRENRRSTGISGLDLAMEGGFPAGSIIVVQGSPLTGIDLLARQFWSADGTPGTYLMIDADPEPGMTDARDVPPEGLPALMKGERVVLDSLSTIIARNGIDAALSLLSRAKRDVSERKANALFILYSDLHPVAEEIRIMRAADVIIELKEIIIMNEIERQLAVHKVRNAQVPKRLIPYNITEKGIELSTTSRVI
- a CDS encoding DUF86 domain-containing protein translates to MTRHEETSPREEIVLSLNAKFPVMKRLYGVKKVGIFGSLARGDMGPGSDVDIEVEFEPGMDTYANYIGLALYLEELLGRRVDLVLSRVLEQYLRPELGATYAALSRDKVYLGRILEEMAFLSHRTRGVAPREFQKDETLRRAVARSLEVIGESAARVSEQTRQDAPKVPWRELEGLRSHLIHPYFSVDWGIVWNVLNVYLPTVEPLVRAAHSRIS
- a CDS encoding HEAT repeat domain-containing protein, which gives rise to MSIFRSLRGALGGDAERGAEEAERERVESVRNALVYGDLEARWNAIRAAGELGDAFIDPLISALNDEHWIIRRGAAQTLAKIGAPAVPPLIEMLGCDDESVRREVVQAFLMIGETAVDSLIRALGREQLAIREGAARILGEMGVQAAVGPLVEALRDSEPAVRREAAVALRRIGHPDAVAPLILLLGDESGFVRIAAAEALCSLGEVAVGPLISALAHSNPEIRQRAGLALAAIGTPAVEPLIAALGHDDPLVRQGAAGVLGRIGDPRAIPGLIRILGDPVRRVRQEGVKALSSLGPPAVPPLVTAFREGDTVVRNCAMEALWLVGAPAIRPLLELLESHNPDVRKRTAVLLGEMGDPAAIDALARVLADPVPAVRREAFEALEKIRRRQQGPQAPAQRAEKPAAGTPGEAQGGKKRGEDL
- a CDS encoding methionine synthase is translated as MPDPFSLLPVLPTTVVGSFPVAGGKGILGYLAPARQALRVAVGAQIRAGIDIISDGQVRGDMVRSFTSRIPGIRGSDVVGPVLPPDGPITVPDVRYALSRHRFVKGILTGPTTLAFGLRIATPAYRDRADLAMDLAKVLAGEARALERAGVCMIQVDEPVLSTGAADPAEAQRAFSVVAAGASVPVALHVCGDLSSVIDDLWKFPADVLDIECARSPGNLSLVSPGDLGGRRVAVGCVDSADPRVEGVDEIEGRIRAAVERLGADRLLIDPDCGLRMLPVESAEGKLVHMVRAARKVREELEE
- the aspS gene encoding aspartate--tRNA(Asn) ligase, producing the protein MRIPVREVTPDCGRAEVWGFVHEVRDLGGLVFLLVRDRTGIVQVTVPKKKVAPEILEAARGVPRESVVRVAGTVRAIDKAPGGREIVPDLFEVISRSESPLPLDVAEKVPAELDTRLDARFLDARRPRVAAVFHVRSAVTRAVQEYLYSAGFVNITTPKIVAAATEGGTELFPIAYFEKEAFLNQSPQLYKQMMIGAGFEKVFEIGPIFRAEEHNTTKHLNEATSVDVEVAYADHHAVMDLLEDLVVTAYRTVERECGQFLEAMELDSFTVPKKPFPRISYEEAIEIANRRSGEPVRFGDDIGTAAEKAIGEEIGGHYFIVDWPTAIKPYYAMPHEDDPALCKAFDLMHPRMELSSGAQRIHVQDLLVAQIRAKGLNPESFSFYLAPFRYGMPPHAGWGLGMERLVMTMLDLQNIREAVLFPRDRHRLVP